The following are encoded together in the Montipora foliosa isolate CH-2021 chromosome 12, ASM3666993v2, whole genome shotgun sequence genome:
- the LOC137978825 gene encoding uncharacterized protein translates to MTTLFDYLSTHDKCISTLRVGTPSADLLHKSGELMQKASEQLHKEGNYADILQYGPHSGTLAFRRELAKFLSEQYGGPVDCEDLWVNAGASQGFHCIGSILFQPGDLAFVEEPTYFIGLTAMRDDFGMKVIGIPTDQNGILVDELEKLLVQHSHEMRPATEKKPYSALLYCIPTFNNPTGSVLPPERCKKLIILLRRFNLLAVCDDVYNLLSYIGDKPPFISPPRLFSFDHKTEPDYKGNVISNGSFSKLLGPGLRLGWMEIPERVRKILKTTGYNSSGGCFNHYTSCIVAKALQSNLVKEHLAFVQQVYHQQRDALCSSLEKYMPCPFSYSKPTGGFFVWVVLPSEADCDKLYDLCFEKYNVEFNKGSGFSSKGQFKNCMRLSFSFCDDAIIEHCVEKIALAIKELKLM, encoded by the coding sequence ATGACAACACTGTTTGACTATCTTTCCACGCATGATAAGTGTATCTCTACCTTGCGTGTGGGCACACCAAGTGCAGATCTCCTGCACAAGAGTGGTGAGCTCATGCAGAAGGCATCTGAGCAATTGCATAAGGAAGGAAACTATGCTGATATATTGCAGTATGGTCCACATAGTGGCACACTAGCGTTCAGGAGGGAGCTAGCCAAGTTTCTGTCGGAGCAGTATGGAGGTCCTGTCGACTGCGAAGATCTCTGGGTTAACGCTGGTGCCTCTCAAGGCTTTCATTGCATTGGAAGTATCCTGTTTCAACCAGGGGATCTTGCTTTTGTGGAAGAACCTACATATTTCATTGGCCTAACAGCTATGAGGGATGACTTTGGCATGAAGGTGATTGGCATCCCAACAGATCAAAATGGAATACTTGTCGATGAACTCGAGAAGTTGTTAGTGCAACATTCTCATGAGATGAGGCCTGCTACTGAGAAAAAACCTTATTCTGCACTCCTTTACTGCATACCTACATTTAACAATCCAACTGGTTCAGTCCTTCCGCCAGAAAGATGCAAGAAACTGATTATATTGCTGCGAAGGTTCAACCTCCTTGCCGTTTGCGACGATGTTTACAACTTGTTGTCTTATATTGGTGACAAGCCTCCTTTTATTTCACCACCAAGGCTCTTTTCCTTTGACCACAAAACCGAGCCTGATTACAAAGGCAACGTCATCTCAAATGGCTCATTTTCCAAACTTCTTGGTCCTGGTTTGCGTCTTGGATGGATGGAAATTCCTGAGCGTGTGCGCAAAATCTTAAAAACAACAGGCTACAATAGTAGTGGTGGCTGTTTTAATCACTATACTTCCTGCATTGTGGCAAAGGCTTTGCAATCAAATCTTGTAAAGGAGCATTTGGCCTTTGTGCAGCAAGTGTATCATCAGCAACGTGACGCTTTATGTAGCTCCCTTGAAAAGTATATGCCATGTCCATTTTCTTACAGTAAACCGACTGGAGGGTTTTTTGTATGGGTAGTCCTGCCTTCAGAGGCAGACTGTGATAAACTATatgatttgtgttttgaaaagtatAATGTGGAATTCAATAAGGGCTCAGGATTTTCTTCCAAGGGTCAGTTCAAGAATTGCATGCGACtctctttttcattttgtgatGATGCTATTATTGAACATTGTGTGGAAAAAATAGCTTTAGCAATTAAAGAactaaaattaatgtaa